A single genomic interval of Dysidea avara chromosome 6, odDysAvar1.4, whole genome shotgun sequence harbors:
- the LOC136258749 gene encoding uncharacterized protein, with the protein MNLPNICNQVVSGLLPDKYSIIYSNEIMTDGVVLPSIVQEYYLMKKLITRLGTILLNEVELGVVLEPSFTDVVLQMYRLSYNITTTVKRIIIREGLGCIKDENPAEKPIKEVFDECPKRFVNLASTGWDYYLLGTHLYEDLMLHQLNRASLNMTD; encoded by the exons ATGAATCTACCAAATATTTGTAATCAAGTTGTTTCTGGCTTGCTACCTGACAAGTACTCTATCATATATTCAAATGAG ataATGACTGATGGAGTTGTGTTACCATCCATTGTACAAGAATACTACCTAATGAAGAAACTGATCACTAGACTGGGTACCATTCTGTTGAATGAGGTTGAACTTGGAGTAGTCCTTGAGCCTAGTTTCACTGATGTGGTGCTACAGATGTATAGACTGTCATATAACATTACAACAACTGTTAAAAGAATT ATTATCAGAGAAGGACTTGGTTGTATTAAAGATGAGAACCCAGCTGAAAAACCAATCAAGGAAGTG TTTGATGAGTGTCCAAAACGATTTGTCAATTTGGCATCAACTGGATGGGACTACTACTTATTGGGAACTCATCTCTACGAAGACTTGATGCTACACCAGCTGAACAGAGCCAGTCTTAACATGACAGATTAA
- the LOC136258354 gene encoding uncharacterized protein, producing MAPVQGSFYTLLYMIILASMRASSSPLLPTNDTNFSELGAGNDIATNSSSGIGSGNNSTVNCGCNVTKVLTKWLSPSKKEAGISKLTMETDFLISLTDNKETFGECYDSYKVNLAYYPESQNVTKDLLQKFYNGLILHRRYITEVMLVELKLLRLTGQREIHHSLHFIKNQLEHNIVHLYHLLNITGCSCIPSDCLQADKQFASLINATKDCFSPRSYPVNSVVRRIKNDADSLQKILIQLLKESPQERQCHDSTHHCSYSFSSIKAKITFDNKWCHY from the exons ATGGCGCCAGTGCAAGGATCATTCTACACTCTTCTATACATGATCATTTTAGCTAGCATGAGAGCCAGCTCCTCCCCGTTGCTACCAACAAACGATACGAACTTTTCTGAGCTGGGCGCTGGAAATGATATCGCTACTAACTCTAGCAGCGGCATTGGCAGCGGGAACAACAGCACCGTCAATTGTGGCTGCAATGTGACAAAAGTGTTAACCAAGTGGCTAAGCCCAAGCAAGAAGGAAGCTGGAATCAGCAAGCTAACGATGGAAACAGACTTCCTGATTAGTTTAACTGACAACAAAGAA ACTTTTGGAGAATGTTATGATAGCTACAAGGTCAACTTGGCCTACTATCCAGAGTCACAAAATGTCACAAAAGATCTGTTACAAAAGTTCTACAATGGCCTCATCCTTCACCGAAGGTATATCACAGAAGTGATGTTGGTGGAGTTGAAACTACTTAGACTAACAGGACAAAGAGAAATACATCATTCACTCCATTTCATTAAGAACCAACTTGAACACAATATTGTTCATCTTTATCATCTG ctgaacatCACTGGATGTAGTTGTATACCAAGTGACTGCTTACAAGCTGATAAACAATTTGCATCACTAATAAATGCAACCAAGGACTGCTTCTCACCCAGAAGTTATCCAGTCAACAGTGTAGTCAGGAGAATCAAAAATGATGCTGACAGTCTACAGAAAATTCTCATACAGTTATTAAAAGAATCACCACAAGAAAGACAATGTCATGACAGCACCCATCACTGTTCATACAGTTTTTCCTCAATAAAAGCTAAAATTACTTTTGATAACAAGTGGTGCCACTACTAA